The Niastella koreensis GR20-10 genome includes a window with the following:
- the dnaG gene encoding DNA primase → MISPQTIQQILSRIDIIEIVGSFIKLKKRGANYLGLCPFHGEKSPSFTVSPAKEIYKCFGCGRSGNTISFIMEHEKYSYVEALRWLAAKYNVEIEETAMSPERMQQQQAADSLYILNGFAQKYFSENLFQSEEGQAIGLSYLKERGFREEIMTRFQLGYCLATRDSFAQTALAAHYSLEYLQKSGLVVVRDEKPFDNYRGRIIFPVHNQTGKVIGFGARIIGKNDKAPKYINTPENEVYIKSKILYGTYFARQAIDKFDECLLVEGYTDVISLHQAGIENVVASGGTSLTMDQLRLIKKYTKNLTIIYDGDSAGVKAALRGLDMALEEGLNVKLVLIPDKEDPDSYVNKVGAAAFREFIDKNKKDFILFQLEVQMKDVGNDSAKKAGLVNQVAETIAKINKLEDFTKQQDYIKKCAELLKIEEGGLVNLVNKHIREKLAKDESKQAAAQGLDFTQFYGDNATRGEEAGYSDESFNLIFKDELQEKQLVRVLLEHGLKDWDHTQKIAEYILNQDIAEDMIENQTVIKVLNMYREMLAERHEPTDKDFVFSQENDVSTLVVSILNTPYELSNHWEAEKSVFSVLEQGFRKYMNIEYKHKALMKEEKGFKDDVSSTIQFLKLKKIKQLLEQNQADLETNNTYERFLELLPPHMHIKDIEMELAKMTGIVFKKQ, encoded by the coding sequence ATGATCAGTCCTCAAACGATACAACAGATCCTTAGCCGGATAGATATTATTGAAATAGTAGGAAGCTTCATAAAACTAAAAAAACGCGGGGCTAACTACCTGGGGCTTTGTCCCTTCCATGGCGAAAAATCGCCTTCCTTTACCGTTTCACCGGCCAAGGAAATTTATAAATGTTTTGGTTGTGGCCGCAGCGGCAATACCATCAGCTTCATTATGGAACATGAGAAATATTCCTATGTGGAAGCATTGCGCTGGCTCGCCGCCAAATACAATGTGGAGATAGAAGAAACGGCCATGAGCCCCGAAAGGATGCAGCAACAACAAGCGGCCGACAGCTTATATATCCTGAATGGGTTCGCGCAAAAATATTTCTCCGAAAATTTATTCCAAAGCGAGGAAGGACAGGCAATCGGTCTTAGCTATTTAAAAGAACGTGGGTTTCGGGAAGAGATCATGACGCGCTTTCAACTGGGCTATTGCCTGGCTACCCGCGACTCCTTTGCGCAAACGGCCCTGGCGGCGCATTATAGCCTGGAGTATTTACAAAAGAGCGGTCTGGTGGTGGTGCGGGATGAAAAACCGTTCGACAACTACCGCGGCCGCATCATTTTCCCCGTACATAATCAAACCGGTAAAGTGATTGGTTTTGGCGCCCGCATCATTGGTAAAAATGATAAAGCGCCCAAGTACATCAATACGCCGGAGAACGAAGTATACATCAAGAGCAAGATCCTGTACGGCACTTATTTTGCCCGGCAGGCCATCGATAAATTCGACGAATGTTTGCTGGTGGAAGGATATACCGATGTGATCTCCTTACACCAGGCCGGTATCGAGAACGTAGTGGCATCCGGCGGTACCTCGTTAACGATGGACCAACTCCGGCTCATTAAGAAATACACGAAGAACCTTACAATCATTTACGATGGGGACTCTGCCGGCGTAAAAGCCGCCCTGCGTGGGTTGGATATGGCGTTGGAAGAAGGCCTGAACGTAAAACTGGTGCTCATCCCCGATAAGGAAGACCCGGATAGCTATGTAAACAAGGTAGGCGCCGCCGCCTTCCGCGAGTTCATCGATAAAAATAAAAAGGACTTCATCCTGTTTCAGCTTGAAGTACAAATGAAGGATGTTGGCAACGATTCTGCCAAAAAAGCGGGCCTGGTAAACCAGGTGGCGGAAACCATTGCCAAGATCAACAAGCTGGAAGATTTTACCAAACAACAGGATTATATAAAGAAATGCGCCGAGTTACTGAAGATTGAAGAAGGTGGTCTGGTAAACCTGGTGAATAAACACATTCGCGAAAAGCTGGCTAAGGACGAAAGCAAACAGGCAGCTGCACAGGGTTTGGACTTCACCCAGTTTTATGGCGACAATGCCACGCGCGGCGAAGAAGCCGGTTACAGCGATGAAAGCTTTAACCTGATCTTCAAAGATGAGCTGCAGGAAAAACAACTGGTCAGGGTTTTGCTGGAACATGGCCTCAAGGATTGGGACCATACCCAGAAAATAGCGGAATACATCCTTAACCAGGATATTGCCGAAGACATGATAGAGAACCAAACGGTAATAAAGGTGCTGAATATGTACCGCGAAATGCTGGCTGAGCGGCATGAGCCTACCGATAAGGATTTCGTATTCTCGCAGGAAAATGATGTTAGTACACTGGTGGTGTCTATTCTGAATACCCCCTACGAATTAAGCAATCACTGGGAGGCGGAGAAATCTGTGTTCTCAGTATTGGAGCAGGGTTTTAGAAAGTATATGAACATTGAGTACAAGCATAAGGCCCTGATGAAGGAAGAAAAGGGTTTTAAGGATGATGTTTCTTCAACGATTCAATTCCTGAAATTAAAAAAGATAAAACAACTGCTGGAGCAAAACCAGGCCGACCTGGAAACCAATAACACTTACGAGCGGTTTCTGGAGTTATTGCCCCCGCACATGCACATCAAAGACATTGAGATGGAGCTGGCTAAAATGACCGGAATAGTATTCAAAAAACAATAA
- a CDS encoding RICIN domain-containing protein, producing the protein MRKRKLIAFIALGILMHQVVRAQQPILGLEAYFEEAYWRYPNIPHGLLEATAYSASRLTNMQPDLHDADNCTGMPLRYGLFALIENGKGYFKNTLTTVCSSSGITPEQYKNDVRLQILSVAKFLSREASFKQLDVRISAEGFSVILEELAEMPGDSTAIDKYALALFKYDIYDQLQKGINTPSLKRAPVKVQLEQLFPAPLLQKLQSPAVELDVVKDSMLIFATNKSAIATTNEQTAADYSPAVYATAHNNNFQSGRNGTKVTHVTIHTAQGSYAGTISWFNNPAAQMSAHYIIRASDGQITQMVRESDMALHVQSANAYAIGIEHEGYLEYGNKWYSDKMYKASAALVRNICTRHAIDASTCYRGLGTANSNAQSGALHIKGHQHYSGNTQTDPGKYWNWPRYAELIVDNETTGKEKETPFATIANGVYRITNVNSKKVMNTRDCSGKSLAFVTQATWDGKPCQRWRFDYAGDGWYRITNLISGRALEIPGGTKENVQLVLKDAKDNDNQLWRLFETGSKGEMRLINKASNKVLEVFAGSASNGASVLQTAWTGKTRQQWLLTAVNGEEEGEDNRFKQVHLDSVAIPTKQ; encoded by the coding sequence ATGCGAAAGCGGAAATTGATTGCCTTCATTGCCTTAGGAATCCTCATGCACCAGGTTGTGCGTGCGCAGCAACCTATATTGGGTTTGGAAGCTTATTTTGAAGAAGCCTATTGGCGCTATCCAAATATTCCGCATGGGTTGCTGGAAGCAACAGCTTATTCGGCATCCCGCCTTACGAACATGCAACCAGACCTGCACGATGCAGACAATTGTACCGGCATGCCGCTGCGATATGGCCTGTTTGCCCTTATAGAGAATGGTAAGGGCTATTTTAAAAACACCCTCACAACAGTTTGCAGCAGCAGTGGCATAACCCCTGAACAATATAAAAATGATGTTCGGTTACAGATCCTGTCTGTTGCCAAATTCCTGAGCCGCGAAGCCAGCTTTAAACAACTGGATGTTCGCATCAGCGCCGAAGGTTTTTCGGTGATCCTGGAGGAACTGGCTGAAATGCCGGGCGACAGTACCGCCATTGATAAATACGCGTTGGCCCTGTTTAAATATGACATATACGATCAGTTGCAAAAGGGTATCAATACCCCTTCGCTGAAAAGAGCGCCGGTAAAAGTGCAATTGGAGCAACTATTCCCGGCGCCTTTATTACAAAAGTTACAATCCCCTGCTGTTGAGCTCGATGTTGTAAAGGACAGCATGTTGATCTTTGCTACCAATAAATCGGCTATCGCTACAACAAATGAGCAAACAGCAGCGGATTATTCACCGGCTGTTTATGCAACGGCCCATAACAATAACTTTCAAAGCGGCCGTAATGGAACAAAGGTTACCCATGTAACCATTCATACCGCTCAGGGGAGTTATGCCGGCACCATTTCCTGGTTTAACAACCCGGCCGCGCAAATGAGCGCCCATTATATTATTCGTGCCTCCGACGGGCAAATAACCCAAATGGTAAGGGAAAGTGATATGGCATTACATGTACAAAGCGCCAATGCGTATGCAATAGGCATCGAGCATGAAGGCTACCTGGAGTATGGCAACAAATGGTATTCCGATAAAATGTATAAGGCTTCGGCTGCGCTGGTACGTAACATCTGCACGCGTCATGCCATCGATGCATCCACCTGCTATCGCGGACTGGGCACTGCCAATTCAAATGCCCAGTCGGGCGCCCTGCACATAAAAGGGCACCAGCATTACAGCGGCAATACACAAACAGATCCGGGCAAATACTGGAACTGGCCCCGGTATGCCGAACTGATAGTAGATAATGAAACTACCGGTAAGGAAAAGGAAACACCCTTCGCCACCATTGCCAACGGCGTATACCGCATAACCAATGTAAACAGTAAAAAGGTAATGAACACGCGTGATTGTTCGGGCAAATCACTGGCGTTTGTAACACAGGCAACCTGGGATGGAAAACCCTGTCAACGCTGGCGTTTTGATTATGCAGGCGATGGCTGGTACAGGATCACCAACCTGATAAGCGGCCGCGCCCTTGAAATACCCGGCGGCACAAAAGAAAATGTACAATTGGTTTTAAAAGATGCAAAAGATAATGACAACCAGCTTTGGCGGCTATTCGAAACCGGCAGCAAGGGAGAAATGCGGCTGATAAACAAGGCCAGTAATAAAGTACTGGAAGTATTTGCCGGTTCTGCCAGCAATGGGGCGTCGGTATTGCAAACAGCCTGGACGGGTAAAACACGCCAGCAATGGCTGTTGACGGCTGTGAATGGGGAGGAGGAAGGGGAGGACAATCGGTTTAAGCAGGTGCATTTGGATTCGGTGGCGATTCCTACTAAACAATAG
- the plsY gene encoding glycerol-3-phosphate 1-O-acyltransferase PlsY yields MKEGLLIVLAYLIGSIPTAVWVSKAFFGIDIREYGSGNAGATNTFRVLGSKWGTFVMAIDMLKGVVATSLYILLPHYLGADNELDRTNLMVGLGLASVLGHIFPIWADFRGGKGVATLFGMIMAIQPKVAVCCVGVFLLVLYLTRFVSLSSILASVAFAVLILVIFNEKELVYRGFALAVALMVVLTHQKNITRLLRGSESKVPILKYRDRRKERRRRQ; encoded by the coding sequence ATGAAAGAAGGTTTACTCATTGTACTAGCATATTTGATCGGCTCTATTCCAACAGCGGTTTGGGTTAGTAAAGCGTTTTTTGGAATCGATATCCGTGAATACGGCAGTGGAAATGCCGGTGCTACCAATACTTTCCGTGTTTTAGGCTCCAAATGGGGCACCTTTGTAATGGCTATTGACATGCTTAAAGGGGTTGTAGCCACCAGTTTATACATTCTCCTTCCACATTATTTAGGCGCAGACAATGAACTTGACCGAACCAACTTAATGGTTGGGCTGGGTTTAGCTTCAGTTCTGGGGCATATCTTCCCAATCTGGGCCGATTTCCGGGGTGGGAAAGGGGTTGCTACCTTATTTGGAATGATTATGGCTATTCAGCCGAAAGTGGCAGTTTGCTGTGTAGGGGTCTTCCTGCTCGTACTGTATCTTACCCGTTTCGTTTCGCTCAGTTCTATTTTAGCCAGTGTGGCCTTCGCCGTATTGATCCTGGTAATTTTCAACGAAAAAGAACTTGTATACAGGGGGTTTGCCTTAGCCGTGGCTTTAATGGTGGTACTTACTCACCAAAAGAACATTACCCGCTTGTTACGCGGCAGCGAAAGCAAAGTTCCCATTTTAAAATACCGCGACCGTCGCAAGGAAAGACGGAGAAGACAATAG
- a CDS encoding M48 family metallopeptidase: MKHVMNKVILAAVVATSITSCAHNAITNRNQLSLYPESEIQSMAAQQYTQFLSENKVVSTSTNKDAEMVRRVGTRLVNAITQYYTQKGLAKELEGYKWEYNLVDSKEVNAWCMPGGKIVVYTGLLPISQNEAALAVVLGHEITHALAHHGNERMSQGALQQLGGVALQTALANKSAAAQNIFMSAYGVGSNVGVLLPFSRNQESEADHYGLIFTAMAGYNPQEAIPLWERMKAASGGNAPPQILSTHPSDDTRIAKLKELMPEAMTYYKPVK; encoded by the coding sequence ATGAAACATGTTATGAACAAGGTTATCCTGGCTGCTGTTGTGGCAACGAGTATAACATCGTGCGCGCATAATGCGATCACGAACAGGAATCAGTTGTCCCTTTATCCTGAATCGGAAATTCAATCAATGGCTGCCCAGCAGTACACCCAGTTTTTGAGTGAGAACAAAGTGGTAAGCACCAGCACCAATAAAGACGCTGAGATGGTGCGCAGGGTGGGCACCAGGCTGGTAAATGCCATCACTCAATATTACACCCAAAAAGGCCTTGCCAAGGAGCTGGAAGGCTATAAATGGGAATACAACCTGGTTGACTCCAAAGAAGTGAACGCCTGGTGCATGCCCGGCGGAAAGATCGTTGTGTATACGGGTTTATTGCCTATTAGCCAGAACGAAGCAGCCCTGGCGGTTGTATTAGGCCACGAAATTACGCACGCCCTGGCGCACCATGGTAATGAACGTATGAGCCAGGGAGCCTTACAACAACTGGGAGGCGTTGCTTTGCAAACAGCGCTGGCCAACAAAAGCGCTGCTGCACAAAATATTTTCATGAGCGCTTATGGTGTTGGTTCCAATGTAGGCGTTCTGCTGCCTTTTAGCCGTAACCAGGAGAGTGAAGCCGACCATTATGGTTTGATCTTTACCGCCATGGCAGGCTACAACCCGCAGGAAGCAATTCCTTTATGGGAAAGAATGAAAGCCGCCTCCGGTGGCAATGCACCGCCGCAAATTTTGAGCACCCACCCTTCGGACGATACGCGTATTGCCAAGCTGAAGGAGTTGATGCCGGAGGCGATGACGTATTATAAGCCGGTAAAGTAG